GAGGCCCTGTCGGCAATTGGcagccgtctatcgtctgcggcTAAGGCTGCGTCTCCAGATGGCACGGGTGGTATCGTGGCTGTTGCGGGGGCCCTGGCGGATGCGGAAGGCCTGTTGGCGCTCAAGGACCTGCTCAACACGCTGGGCTCAGAAGTACTCTGCACAGAAGAGCGTTTCCCAGGATCGGTGGACATGCGCTCCGACTACCTGTTCGGTGCAGGCCTGGCCGCCGTCGACGAGGCGGACTTGGTGCTGCTCCTGGGTGCCAACCCGCGATGGGAGGCGACTACGCTAAATGCACGCATCCGTAAGAATTGGATTCACAACGAGCTTCAGGTGGCTTCCGTCGGCCCACCTATCGACTTCACCTACGAATATGAGCAGCTGGGTGACAGCCCTGCCACCCTGCAAGCCCTAGCGTCGGGGTCGCATCCGTTTTGCAAGGTGAGCACTACTGGGTAGGTACTCAGGCCACTTCTCGTCTTTGCCTGAGAGAAAACTTTGTCTTCAATAAGATtgcaacttgggcgagttggtatcgatTCTTACTTCAAGTTCTTCGCCTTTCAGTGCGGTTATTTTGTTGTGGTGCACTGTACCACTGAAGTATGAACACTTCATCTTGTTTGCTTCGTATGCAAAGGAACAGCTCATTAGACTACTAGGCTACCACCAATACTGGGTGTGGAGAAATTGTCTGGAATTTCATTGGTGGTACAGCAGAGAAGGATATGatattcatttatttacttatttttacatactgcagcctccttggggctattgcaggagtggggatCTTACTAAGTGCAGGCAAAAAGTCATGGTACAGCAATTCACGAACACCTCCTGGTAAAGAATTGCAGTGTTCAATTGTTGAGTGataaaaactgtatttgaacatgttagttcTAGTTTGAAATGTTAAAAGATTAAGTTTGCGAGAGCTACGAGTACGGGAAGCATCAGCAAACTTAGCACATTTGTCTAAACAATTAGTAGATCATATGTCTGCTATTGCAACTCAGAGAACTCTAATTGTAGTGGACCTTTTCTGCATCCCTCTATGTCCCAACTTTCCTGCCCAGCTCCTGAAATTCCCAGAAACCTTCACGCATGTGTCTACTTTTCGCACTTATAATGAAAAGCAATAAGTGAACCTTGTCTCGTCTTGGCTGCTTTGAGCTCTCAACATTGCTGCTGCCTTGCCCATGAAAGGtgggcaaggcagcagcagctggGTGTCAAACACCACCAAGTCACAGAAGTAGCCTACTTTTTGGTatatttcatgcaaaagaaaacagaaatatTGACAGCAGGCTGCTATTTGTCACCCCAGCAGGTATTACTCCGAGAGCTATGCCTAATTTATTGCATTGTAGTATGTGGGCGAAAGTTTCTTGGAGTCAGCACAGCCAGCAAAACAATGAGTGGCAATGCAGGCGTTGTAATTATTTTGAAGATAAAGCAATCAATGACTTGGGCATGCAGTTTTCCGCGAAGCTTTTGGCCTCGATTATATCACGCGCaagtttgctgctgctgcttgtaaCAATGATGCATTTTTTAATAGACACAGGTAAAACTCGATTTAATGGAGTGTTGGCTGCGCTCAAATTATTTGGTTAAATCTGGAAGTTCATAAAACAGAGAAAAAGGTTTTATGGTCCTTCAAAAtttaaaattgtaacgtagcggtACTCGAAAGCTACCGTGGCATTGAATTTGCTGGTAACTTGTGCCTGTGCGTGTGAAAAGTAAGTGAGGGCGGCCCAGTCGTGCAATTGCATAGACCTGGTCAGCTTGGTCGCAATAAACCAAGGATCATGAAACCAAGGATTATGCTTTAGCACGACAGTGTTAGCGCACACAACCAAAGAAAAACCTGtctgtgtcaaaattagaaaTAAATCGCCGCATTTTTTACTCATATATTTCTGGAAAAATCTCGTTAAAATGGGTTTTGTGCCATGATACTTTCATTATTCGAGTTGAtaacattgaaccctatgggtacctgctgGGGAATGGAAACTTCTTCGTTatatcgggaaattcgtaaaatcgggtttcattagatcgagtttcaactgtaacaGGGATCTACACCTTGGCCAGAACTGGAAGAAACGCAAGTAACATCATTAAAATCACACTTTCTACAATGCACTTCAAGGGTTAGCAGCATCTAGCAAAATTTGTGAAATGCAAACCACCAGCACTGAATGCATACTAGAACAATGCAGTTGTTTCAGTTCCGACATGGAATATTTGTTTGCAGCGAGTAGAAGAAAATGGGAAGTGAACTACGCGTAGACAGGTGCCTTAGACAACGTAGGTAGTTGGTATTAGAATGTTGAAGATGTGAGGCGAGCTCTTGTTTGGTGGCCACCATCTGCCCCCTTTACTCTAGCTATTGTGGTCTCCCACGCTTGGCACTGTGCTTCCAGAGTTGAGAGATTAGCCCTTTGTCCATTGTGTGGTGCAAACATTGTGTCATGGCTCACGCTGCAGGGGCTTGCGCGAGTTTCTTTAAAACAGCAAAGCTTAGAGGAGGGTAGTGGTGACTGAAGGTTATTCAAAGGGCTTTTGTGCGTGCCACGATGCAATGTCTCCAGAAATGCTGTGCCTGGCTCCATCTGCTTAACAAAATGCAAAGCCGGAGAAAGCGCACAAAAGAGGGGAAACATACACGTGTTGGCTTCCGATAAGCTTTGTATTTTTTCAAAACAACAGATATACAGTCAAACATGGATATACAGTACGGTTGCTAGTTGGAAAGCATTACCAGTAGTGAAGAATAGCAGTTGTTTTTAAACAGTTGTTGCCAATTATTCTTGTTAAAAGTAGGCCTGTGTAAATATTTGAGTGCTTAAAATATTTgtacgaatattacagtattcatcTTCGCTTCAACACGGATTTCTAATTCTAGTTCTAATTCTTGAAAATATGGAGTTAGTTGGGTCTTGATAAAAGCACTCGATCTTCTTTGTAATATGTGATATATTCAATTTGAATCATTGGTTtagaaaattattcgaccaaTTCACTGTTCGCTTTGAATTTGCCTTGAACCTCAAGTTTGCTATTCGCCCATTCCTAGTTAAGAAACGTAAGAAATGTATCTTGTAATTAAACGTAAGAAATGTAttttgttgaaattttgcattgGAAAAATGTACCTACATTTGCAATGCCTTTTGCCACAATATTAGACATCAGAGAACCTGGACCATGAATTTAATGTCAGCAGAGTTGGCTGACCAATGACATACTGTTCATGAATGGGAAGCTTTGTGAATTGAGCCCATGTCTGCATTCCTGATATGTGTGCATTCCTTATACGTATGTGGATCCGTTCTAACATGATACCATCAATTCAAGTGCTCCTCTTTTAGTCCTTATATTTACCTTACGTCGGCTTATGAACTTAAGTTTAACGCTTTCTGTCCTTAGTTCATTCTCACAGACTGATGGGTGGGGCTGTAGCCTTTTAATTGGGCAGCGcttcacgccacctagccataactCATAATGAAGTACTAACTCTGTATAGTGAAAGACTAAATTTCACTTCTGCCTCGATTTTGTCCACCCATCAGATAACCTCCTCTTGGTTATTTGGATttgtttaaagtctattttgccttcactgtccctaaatcTCTATGCTTTAAAAAATTCAGCCCCATTGCTtcggactgtagggtgaagccctttacagaaagGCATCGGGTGTTCAGGcgtttcctcctttctctccacATGCACCACAAAGTGCACCTATCCCTTCATGCTTGGATTGATACGTCTCTGAAATACTTCCTTCCTGGCTTCAAACACCAGAGAGCTGTCCCGAGAGTGGTTGTAGATCTTTTCTTTGGCAATTTCTTGCTTGAAAGTGCTGTACGTTTCAAGTGCTGATTTCGTAAGTATCCCTATTTTCTACAGACCCTCTCGCAGGCCAAGCGCCCCCTGGTGTTGGTGGGCAGCGTGCCGTTGCAGCGTTCCGACGGAGCGGCCATGCTGAAATTGGCCCGTCAGGTGGCCCAGCAGGCGAAGAGCGCCGATGCCGGCTGGCGGGTGCTCAATGTATTACAGCGGACGGCCAGCCAAGGAGCTGCCTTGGACCTGGGTTACCGGCCGGGTCCCGATGCCGTCCGCCAGGCCAAGCCCTCCGTGCTGTATCTGTTCGGCGCCGACGAGGGTGCCGTGACGCGGCAAGACTTGCCTGCAAACTGCTTCGTCATCTATCAGGCATGCCCATCTCCTTGTACATATAGCATGTGCATTTAATGAAATTTCACTTTGactagacacaaccaaatgaatcaaaCAGACAATTAGGCAAGGAAAAGAATTAAGGACGCTCTTTTTATTGTCTTCAATTGTATTATGCTAATTGTGCCGTAAATTGAAATTAAtggaagtggacgaaaaatcacgcTTTTCGTCGATGGGATCTGAACCCGCAAACTTCATATTAcacgtccgatgctttaccaattgagctgTGATGGGAGGCCCTTCCCCATCCACTTCATTGGGCATTTCTGTGCATGTAATTTTTGGGGGTGTTAGCCAGCGCTGCTCGTAGCCCCCATAGGGCTCTCGTAATGTAATTTTTCgcccacttcaattcatttcaatttatgtcacaatttgtacgctacagttaaagacaacaactgacatcctctatgctttccttggcgtaattgtctgttcgatttaTTTGGTGTGTTTAACATATAAACGAGCCCCTTgggaaaaattccccttcgttaaTACTTTGACGAGAATAACTCTGTCAGTGAAGTAGCCTTGAAGAAGCTGCTGGGATGGCGGTTGTCTAAATCTCTTACAACCAGCACTTCAAGAGCCCCTGTGCGGACAATGTATGCACCTAGTGGTTCGCAGGTATGACTTAAGACCCAGCGTAACGCCTCCAAGATTTGCTAGTGAACTGCCGACAGCCAAAACCTCTGCCCGGCCTGAGAGGTCATACCGAGAAGCTGCACATTCTATTTCATGCGTTGTTTCCAGCAAGCAACAAAGGcaccttgtttttgttttttgtgtgtgtgtggctgcttGGATTAGGTTTgctgatacagtcgaacccacttataacgatcccacatataacgatctatcggttataacgaccatatttgggtgcacttacgattttcctatgctaaccattgaagctgcgtccacatatagcgaacatttttcaaagcctcctacttttacaacgaacacttcagacacggtcacgGCAAAAATaaggcgcatacgaagcgaaagaaagttaaaacattccttctaaagcgtgacaggggcgcgcgctcgcgtgtgCCCCGCTCctgtttactcgcgactaagatatcccagatcggcgagcaccgcacgcagatttcggacgctgcgagcgaggtcgctcactttccaggcgtttcttatcagtggcagaatggcagtgagggaaaaaaaatagtaggcagcataaAGCCTTGCGGTCAgatttcgcacggtaacctttcctgacgccgttctctgcagctacgaccgcctacggtgaaccaaacaatgccttggaacgcaagaaggcataaatgcaagaagtgataaccccgataactttccatcgcaaaaaggttcactgcgtccctaaactcgtcgaatgtgccgcaaaaggtcgtccatcttttcggtaacggcagagaccggtcgatcggtgattacgacttccgcgcgattgcggcgatgccttcgcggataagcatcagaaaagagcgaaggcgaggtggcagccgtcgatgaacgtgccattatgacttacagccgacaaccttatcacagtcatctgtaggtatctatctgctcggctgcgcgtgtggcgtacgccgtacactgcggattgacggcggtacgagcgcgcgccatgctgccgttcgcaagttcgccgccgccgcgtcgtgcgagaccgctttaaagtgcgcttTGTAggaacgaaagtagctcgctgttgttgagcggcgcgggcaccgagaaacgtcgatgcactgacagcgagcgtatactgcgtgtttgactaggtgacaactcaagtgcgccgcgcatcgtcgtgcacggccgcgagagcatcgcggagacgtcgagtgcgcgttgcttgcaaaatgcttgttttccccgcgttgaacgaagagacTAGTCGCCACAcctgtgcacggtccggagtgaagcaagcacgaagaacgtactaCAAACGCGcccatacggcatacagcaagcggcccggctgTGAATCCGCAAGCccagtaggcgacgcgctgcacgcaactagccagggatgatcggctccacgacgcggtaccgcgcttcggtgaaatgaTGTCAGCTCATCGcagagcacgcagcgggcgtcacttcacgacgcgaaaaggcttagcttgtcaccgaaggggttgttagcactttaataaaagtgcacaaagggggaaaaaaacggcttggccgcaaaacgcacgtttttaagggcgagtccatatacaacgaactactgatataacgaccacttttcgcgacactttcgagttcgttataaacgggttcaactgtacatcctcataatcatatctcatgcctcataatcatatgatggctttggcatgtaaaaccctggAAATTATTAGCCACAAAAGATtagctgtttttgcgcaaggaaataacgagggatgGGGTCACGGGGAGCAACCCACTGCAtttcacataagtgtgagccgtgccTGAATAAGATTTAGATTCTGGGTAGAAGGGGGTTACACCGCGGCTCAAGAATTGTTGTAGGCATTTcatataaaagcacgaggttccatgtgtatcagtgataATTCATTGTCTctctcgcaggcagagagcaagttcatagatcacaggttgtgattagggtggtgTGCGCTCACTGTGTGCCTAGCTTGCTGcacatgtctgtgcctatatatttcgttgcactatttcttgcataaacagtcgaaagtttgcgctccccttcaCCCCTTCCCTTGTGATTTGCTTGCGCAAAAACAGCTATACTTTTCTGGCTTGTACTTGAACATAACAGACTAGTCCAGCAATGTGTACTTCTAAATTATTATCGATAGAACGAAAATGTCCCTCTTGTATGTACTCAACTACTTTAGTGGAAGTTGCTTGGTTGTGTTTTGGCAGAGCTATTAACTTGTTGACCGAAATTTGTCTGGTGTCTCTGGTCCAGGGTCACCACGGTGACCGAGGAGCCGAGTTGGCAGATGCAGTGCTACCCGGTGCAGCCTACACCGAAAAGCAGGCTACCTATGTCAACACAGAAGGGCGCGCCCAGCAAACACTGCCAGCTGTCACACCTCCCGGTTTAGCTCGTGAGGATTGGAAGGTGAGGTCGTGTACTCTGTTTCATGCTTGGTAGTCTACATTGTACGAAGGCTACAGAGACTTCTCTCGCTGCTTGCACATATTATAGTGTGTCCCGCACGAAGCAAAGATATGATAGTTTGCGTCGTGTGATGAAAAGTCATCTTCGTTTCGGCATGTCGCTTTGTCAAGACATACGTTGTTCGACAACTTCTGATCACTCCAAGTCTCTGTCTTCTTCCCtaggaagcttgggcgagttcgCAAGATGTGATAAAATAACTGCACAGTGCTGGAGAATGAGGACATGTGAAAAGATCAGATTTAAGCATTAGCCCCAGAGCTCGTTTTTAAGTTCTCATCTTGCACTACCTTGCCGTGAATGAGAATGTGAGCCCTCCATTGTTTTTAGGCATGGTCACAAGCTAACGTGGGAGATTGTAGAAGCCTTCTTTTAATAAAGAAAACAGGCGAGACGTGTCAGCCAACCTGCTGAGTCTACCAGATAGTGAACCTAAGCTATTGCGAAAATCCGATGTCATACCCCGATAGTCTTCAAGCGTCTGCACAAGCACGCGCACTAACAATGGTTTTCCGTTTCCACttgtttttttctaataaatTCAGTTTAAAGTTAGGACTCATCTTATCTGATCATTTCGTATGTCCTCGTTCTTTGGCGCTGTGCAGTTATCATACCTTAACTTCTATCTTGTTTAGTTTGCATCACGTAATTCCACATAGCGTTAAGCTGTGTGCGTTTGCATCATAGATCTTTAAACCCATCTACCACTGGCAATTAATCATATGTCACATAACAAAGGATAAAGGAGCTTCAATTATACTGCATAATTTGACATAACTATATGTCTGCGAGCTTAGGTTGTACAGtggactctcgataattcaaactttgtTGCTTCTAACTGAACATTCGCCTTTTTATGTCAATAACAGCCGCAAATAAAGCCGAATGCCTGGCCTACAAAACGGCCAAACTAGCCAAACCACGCGGACCCAAAATCACATGCTGactgaggaaggaaaaagaaaaccaagacttTCTGACCTTGGCCTATCGAGTGTCGAACATGTCTTAAAGTTACTTTCGCCGCAATACATTGGTGTCATGAGGGAAAGCATCATAAGAATGGGAAGGGGCTACAAGCTGTCGTGGGGcacaacacatttcgtcccttatTTATACTCGCGTTCATGTGTTGTATAATAACGAGTACCAGTAAGATCGCTTATGCCTAAaagctttactggcaatcatgcagagctgtctatgatgTTTCTGCGGCACCGGGAAACAATAAAGATCACAACACTAGTTGGTATGTTCTGATAATATAATAAAACTTCTGATAATACAAACTtctaacaattaaaaaaaatcctGGGGTCCCTTCGAGTGTGAATTATCAAGAGACTACTTTATAATATGTGATCTAAGTATTTGGTGTGATCGGATGCTGCAGGTTGTCCGTGCTCTGTCGGAAGTGGTGGGAATGCCTCTGCCCTACGACAGCCTGAGCGAGGTGCGAGGTCGCATGAACGAGGTTGCCCCACACCTGACGTGCTACGGGGAGCGCCAGGAACTGCTCGTTGCCGACGACGACGCTAAGGCCGGCAAGGTCGAGCTGTCTCTTCAGGAACCGATACGACCACAGCTACTGGCGCTGCGCGACTTCTACATGACAGACGTCATCAGCAGGGCGTCGCCCACCATGGCAAAATGCGTGCAGGCTGTCGACCAACAGGCCACCAGGCCCTACTGAACCGCTAGTGTGTGTTTGTACATAGGAGGAGCCCTCGAATTAAAGATTGCCACTGATTCACCTGCCTCCTTTCATTCGCACCACCAATCAACAGAGGTCATGTGACTGACCACAGCTAAATTGGCATTCACATTTGTAAATGCAACCTGCCCATCGCCTTGTCGAAATGTCTTGCGATTGACACCAGCTTATAGTTCTTCAATATAATACACTCATACCTCATTATAACGAAATTGTATCTAACACGAAAGTAACTTCATTATATCCATAcattcgttataaatgtatattgataacactgtatctattacaGGTCTATTCTTCATATGCTGTGTTATGactgaggtttgagtgtatgttgCGACCGGGTTTTTTGGATCAACCTcaccgctgactccagttgtcgtgccggtgtgtttggatccgtcccttctcgacagccatgctgttgctacgagagggcagcgtcgtacccggactccgtttggtagcgtagtcgagtctccgggttgaggaactgatgctagcaagttgggaaaacaataacaagtttactggcactttttgaacactcaattacatcgttacaaggaaagagttcagtgacgagcgaattggatgagcctgttaccgagggctcagagctccatttctcactcagcatcgtcgttttaacccctcagtttggctcctccctcttgatgaccaccaatcacacacacgacacctcccaccatggcacagtccatttcactgtcgcggaggggtcatggcacacttgaagcggcaagagtccggcggttgtcgacacgcaggtggggagaagcagaacaggttcctcgtgcttgcccatgcagatcttttcccgacgcagcgaaagggttgcggagactcccgtccaaacatacccgtcaggtggcttcggcagcgtaccaagccaagcccaggtggtccattgtctccggcatcgccgtcccagactttgaggccgagattctgcccattgttggtcactcgccgtcccaggaatttcgtttccaggaaggatacaggtgttctagcagcgtgagaacacctcgtccgccgattctcttggtcagtgcttcgccaccgacagccggtcataacatGTACTAGTTGCAAATTTCTATTCtgaaatccggacatacccgtAGACAAATTTGCTGAGGATATCAAACTGATGTGCCAGCGGGGAGTGGCGATGGAAACACAGTACATTGCCCCGATCGCTGCGGTCCTCGCTGTCATTGCGTGAGTTGGTTTGGCACAGGAACGCTCGAGGGTCACCACGGCCTACAGGAGACAGGGCCTACCTGCCTCTACACTGGAGCATTTCCTCTACCCGTCCCGCCCTCATCTACCAGCGCTCCGGAGCCTGGCGGAGTTCCTGGAGGAGACGGGTATAGCGGCCTACCGCTGAGCGTGGGTCCTTacccctgcccttgctgccggTTTGATGACTGCCACTACGTCCGAGCCACAACGACATTCTTAACACTCCTATCCACTTTTCTCCCTTCTCCCCCTaccccaagacgctgcgccgtgctccctatagggctgcagaaattaggcgtctcattcttcctctaatcacacaatcaatcaatcagttagcAAAAATTAGGAAAAGTATGTTCAAGAAAGGTCGAAGAGTTCTGTGGCCGCAGTATTATCTGCAAAGCGTAAGCGGCAAACATGAACACAATGCTCGCTTCGTGAATGTGGCACAGCTTGCAAGCTTGTGCAACACGACGCGCAAA
The nucleotide sequence above comes from Rhipicephalus sanguineus isolate Rsan-2018 chromosome 8, BIME_Rsan_1.4, whole genome shotgun sequence. Encoded proteins:
- the LOC119401342 gene encoding NADH-ubiquinone oxidoreductase 75 kDa subunit, mitochondrial; the encoded protein is MFRVPLNQGLRASFRPLVQGALPLRTAACLQQQKQQVKPEKIEVFIDDQPVLVDPGTTVLQAAAMVGVEIPRFCYHERLSVAGNCRMCLVEVEKSPKPVAACAMPVMKGWRVRTDSPMARKAREGVMEFLLMNHPLDCPICDQGGECDLQDQSMAFGSDRSRFTDVQYSGKRAVEDKDVGPLVKTIMTRCIQCTRCIRFASEVAGVDDLGTTGRGNDMQVGTYVEKMLMSELSGNVIDLCPVGALTSKPYSFVARPWETRKVESIDVLDGLGSNIVLSTRTGDLLRVLPRGNDDINEEWISDKTRFACDGLRRQRLTTPMLRDQQGVLQPCGWPEALSAIGSRLSSAAKAASPDGTGGIVAVAGALADAEGLLALKDLLNTLGSEVLCTEERFPGSVDMRSDYLFGAGLAAVDEADLVLLLGANPRWEATTLNARIRKNWIHNELQVASVGPPIDFTYEYEQLGDSPATLQALASGSHPFCKTLSQAKRPLVLVGSVPLQRSDGAAMLKLARQVAQQAKSADAGWRVLNVLQRTASQGAALDLGYRPGPDAVRQAKPSVLYLFGADEGAVTRQDLPANCFVIYQGHHGDRGAELADAVLPGAAYTEKQATYVNTEGRAQQTLPAVTPPGLAREDWKVVRALSEVVGMPLPYDSLSEVRGRMNEVAPHLTCYGERQELLVADDDAKAGKVELSLQEPIRPQLLALRDFYMTDVISRASPTMAKCVQAVDQQATRPY